A genomic window from Methanoculleus caldifontis includes:
- a CDS encoding HFX_2341 family transcriptional regulator domain-containing protein → MTDEIDRSPAGGLRDVVHIIPLGHEIDRAVALFTKNKADRAYILAVPPDADLDPGMVKKQHYFVGRVTERLQDLGIAVTFVPVAMFDILDVLKVVSYLIRTEKEAGNDVYVNMSSCGRKTSVAVTLAAMVHEVPLYYVGADRYATGDGEECEHGLSIVEDVRTEVFQRFRIMMPRPENVRLLVELFRRKEAGAGGMTSEEIIEFFHDASVHGYENLHTAERDGYLRAGKKRALLNRTNRGHLRELEEQGYVEREWRGRNFSIRITQAGEHIACVSGLIPGPGA, encoded by the coding sequence ATGACTGATGAGATCGACCGGAGCCCGGCGGGAGGGCTGCGCGACGTCGTCCACATCATCCCCCTCGGCCACGAGATCGACCGGGCGGTGGCGCTGTTCACGAAGAACAAGGCCGACCGGGCCTACATCCTCGCAGTCCCACCGGATGCCGACCTCGATCCCGGCATGGTCAAAAAACAGCACTACTTCGTCGGCCGGGTGACGGAGCGGCTGCAGGACCTCGGGATCGCCGTGACGTTCGTCCCGGTCGCGATGTTCGATATTCTCGACGTCCTGAAAGTCGTTTCCTACCTCATCCGCACCGAGAAAGAGGCGGGGAACGATGTCTACGTCAACATGTCCTCCTGCGGGCGCAAGACCTCGGTCGCAGTGACGCTCGCTGCGATGGTCCACGAGGTTCCGCTCTACTACGTCGGCGCCGACCGCTACGCGACGGGGGACGGGGAGGAGTGCGAGCACGGCCTCTCGATCGTCGAGGACGTCCGGACCGAGGTCTTCCAGCGGTTCCGGATCATGATGCCCCGGCCGGAGAACGTCAGGCTTCTCGTCGAGCTCTTCCGGCGCAAGGAGGCCGGGGCCGGGGGGATGACAAGCGAGGAGATCATCGAGTTCTTCCACGACGCCAGCGTCCACGGCTACGAAAACCTGCACACGGCCGAGCGGGACGGCTACCTGCGGGCCGGGAAGAAGCGGGCGCTCCTGAACCGGACGAACCGCGGCCACCTCAGGGAACTCGAAGAGCAGGGCTACGTGGAGCGGGAGTGGCGGGGCCGGAACTTCTCGATCCGGATCACGCAGGCCGGGGAGCATATCGCGTGCGTGAGCGGGTTGATTCCCGGTCCGGGGGCGTGA